Within the Pseudomonas orientalis genome, the region GTAGAGCACCACGTTGACGGTGGCGGCGAGGTTCATGCAGCCGGTGGTCGGGATGTAGACCACGTCCTCGCACCAGTCGCGGATCTCTTTGTCCAGCGAGCCGTCTTCGGGGCCGAAGATGTACAGCGCGCGGTCGGGGTGGGTGTATTCGGGCAGCGGGCGGGCGCCTTCCACCAGCTCCACGGCGACGGGGATGCAGCCCAGGGGCAGGATCTTCTTCAGGTCATCGATGCCGATCAGCGGAATGTCGTGATGCACCTTCTTGGTGTCGGTGATGAAGTCCCGCGCGCGCTCGTAACGCGCGCCGGTATAGAACACCGAAGCCACGCCGTAGCAGCCGGCGGCGCGCATGACCGAGCCGACATTTTCGGGGGATTTGGGGTTATACAGACCGATGCAGCTGTAGCGTTTATTGCCCACGGGGAAGGGTGCCTTGCAGGAAAAACCGCGATTATACGGTCTTGGGCAGTGTGGTGCTTGGGCGATCGCTATCGGCGGCAAGTCGAATCGTCGCACCGCCCCTCCCACAGGGTAATGCATTCCAAAATGTGGGAGGGGGCTTGCCCCCGATGAGGCCAGTACAGCCAACGATGATCTCAGTCGTCTTTCTTCATCAACCCCGCCAACGCCGCAAACGGGTTGTGCGTCGCCTTGGCAATCGTCGGGCTGCTGGTGGAGCCTTCGCCGAAGTACTGCTGGTCGGTGTAGCGCGAATGCTCGTTGTCATGGCAGTACAGGCACAGCAGTTCCCAGTTGGAGCCGTCCTGGGGATTGTCGTCATGATTGTGGTTGCGGTGGTGCACGGTCAGTTCGCTCAGGCGCTTGCCGGCGAATTCACGGGCGCAGCGGCCGCACACGTGGGGGTACATTTTCAGGGCTTTGTCGCGGTAGCCCATTTCCCGGTCGCGCTGGGCATCGGCGAGGATGCGGTCCAGCTTGGCGGTGTGGGAGGGCGGGTTGGTCGAGCTCATCATGGCTCCTGGCTATTGGGTGGTCACGGACAGGTTGATTCTAGCTAATCACAGCGCAATTAGCCCTTGAGCTTTTCCGCAATCCAGATGGTGTGTCGCGTGCCTTTGTTGCCATGGGCAAACACCTGCACTTCT harbors:
- a CDS encoding RNA methyltransferase produces the protein MGNKRYSCIGLYNPKSPENVGSVMRAAGCYGVASVFYTGARYERARDFITDTKKVHHDIPLIGIDDLKKILPLGCIPVAVELVEGARPLPEYTHPDRALYIFGPEDGSLDKEIRDWCEDVVYIPTTGCMNLAATVNVVLYDRLAKGNNTRSGPKY
- a CDS encoding YajD family HNH nuclease; amino-acid sequence: MSSTNPPSHTAKLDRILADAQRDREMGYRDKALKMYPHVCGRCAREFAGKRLSELTVHHRNHNHDDNPQDGSNWELLCLYCHDNEHSRYTDQQYFGEGSTSSPTIAKATHNPFAALAGLMKKDD